From a single Lewinella sp. LCG006 genomic region:
- the recN gene encoding DNA repair protein RecN: protein MIQSLHIQNYALIETLNISFPKGLTIITGETGAGKSIILGALGLIMGERADTKALYDPTTKCVIEGRFKVGAYGLRDFFTENDLDYEDELIIRREITPSGKSRAFINDTPANLKVLQSLSAVLIDLHQQFDTLDIHQMGFQLRLLDALAENKALLQGYQEEYRTYTRTKNRLEQLRNQNASANQELEFKRFQLTELQEAELLADEQESLETDFASLSNAEDTKRSSAEAFQFLCESEVSIVDQMQTLTQSLFSSAKVDPVVANLQERLLVLTEELNDIGTALERHAEATDYDPERIQEMQARLDMIYRLQKKHHVTTIGELLDIQEALQQDLSLFENVDEQIDQLTKQVAAAEKKLRQQAQELSKKRQAVAPAFAQEVATTLADLAMPAAQLVVDIQPLEELSSTGLDEVQFLFSANKGSAPKPIKNVASGGELSRLTLVTKSLVASAMALPTLIFDEIDAGVSGDVALKMGYILRKLSNHHQVVVITHSPQVAARADEHLFVYKKEDGDRTMTKVRQLAKEERVRALAVMLSQNPPSSSALENAKELIGQS, encoded by the coding sequence ATGATTCAAAGCTTGCACATTCAAAATTACGCCCTCATTGAGACACTCAATATCTCTTTTCCCAAAGGCCTGACCATTATCACTGGTGAGACCGGTGCGGGAAAGTCGATCATTCTAGGTGCTCTTGGTTTGATCATGGGTGAGAGGGCCGATACCAAAGCTCTCTACGATCCTACCACAAAATGTGTGATTGAAGGTCGGTTTAAAGTAGGGGCTTATGGCCTGCGGGATTTCTTTACAGAAAACGACCTGGACTACGAAGACGAGCTTATTATTCGGCGCGAAATCACGCCGAGCGGTAAAAGCCGAGCATTCATCAACGATACGCCTGCCAACCTGAAAGTACTGCAAAGCTTGAGTGCGGTACTGATTGACCTGCACCAACAATTTGACACCCTGGATATTCACCAGATGGGTTTTCAGTTGAGGTTGCTCGATGCACTGGCCGAAAACAAGGCTCTTCTACAGGGCTACCAAGAAGAATACCGCACCTACACCCGTACCAAAAATCGCCTGGAGCAACTGCGCAACCAAAACGCAAGTGCAAATCAGGAACTGGAATTCAAACGTTTCCAATTGACAGAACTACAAGAAGCTGAGCTGTTGGCCGACGAGCAGGAAAGCCTGGAGACGGACTTCGCCAGCCTCAGCAATGCCGAAGACACCAAGCGCTCAAGCGCCGAAGCGTTCCAGTTTTTGTGCGAAAGCGAAGTATCGATTGTTGACCAGATGCAGACCCTGACCCAGTCTTTATTTAGCTCTGCTAAAGTAGACCCCGTTGTAGCCAATTTACAGGAACGTCTCCTGGTTCTCACCGAAGAACTCAACGATATTGGCACCGCGCTGGAACGCCATGCGGAAGCGACCGACTACGATCCCGAACGCATCCAGGAGATGCAGGCCCGTTTGGACATGATCTACCGTTTGCAGAAAAAGCACCACGTAACCACCATTGGAGAACTGCTGGACATTCAGGAAGCATTGCAGCAGGATTTGAGTCTTTTTGAAAACGTTGACGAGCAGATCGACCAACTCACCAAGCAAGTAGCAGCAGCCGAGAAAAAACTGCGCCAACAGGCCCAGGAGTTGAGTAAAAAGCGCCAGGCCGTCGCTCCTGCTTTTGCCCAGGAAGTAGCTACTACACTCGCAGACTTGGCAATGCCAGCAGCACAGCTGGTGGTAGATATCCAGCCCTTGGAAGAACTTAGCTCAACAGGGCTCGATGAAGTGCAGTTTTTGTTTTCGGCCAACAAAGGTAGCGCACCTAAGCCGATTAAGAATGTCGCTTCGGGGGGCGAATTATCGCGCCTGACCCTGGTAACTAAATCACTAGTAGCCAGCGCAATGGCACTGCCCACCCTGATTTTTGACGAAATCGACGCGGGCGTCTCCGGTGATGTAGCGCTCAAAATGGGCTACATCTTGCGCAAGCTCAGCAATCACCACCAAGTCGTTGTCATCACCCATTCGCCGCAAGTAGCCGCCCGGGCAGATGAGCACTTGTTCGTCTATAAAAAAGAAGACGGTGATCGCACGATGACCAAAGTACGGCAATTGGCTAAAGAAGAGCGGGTGCGGGCCTTGGCAGTGATGCTCAGCCAGAATCCACCAAGTAGTTCTGCCTTGGAGAATGCAAAAGAGCTGATTGGTCAGTCTTAA
- the hemC gene encoding hydroxymethylbilane synthase, whose translation MKREVRIGTRGSKLALWQANYLQAELTKIGLTSSIHIIKTKGDAIQDLSFDKIEGKGFFTKEIEDALLGEQVDLAVHSMKDLPTTSPEGLVITAVSYREDPTDWLIVRKEVSVKQKLLQLPTGAVVGTSSARRKAQLLHFRADLALKDIRGNVPTRIDKLRQGQFDAIVLAGAGITRLELDLSEFEVIKFDPKEFIPAPAQGVLAFQVRENDKELRRQLRALHQQEVADCTNVERRVLQLLDGGCHLPLGAYCTKDHAGNYHLWAAYAESAVAPLKQISLSSSTRFELAEQAIQSLKG comes from the coding sequence TTGAAAAGGGAAGTAAGGATAGGTACTAGAGGCAGTAAGCTTGCATTGTGGCAGGCCAATTATTTACAGGCCGAATTAACAAAAATAGGCTTGACCTCCAGTATCCATATTATCAAGACCAAAGGGGATGCTATTCAGGATCTTAGTTTTGATAAAATCGAAGGAAAAGGCTTTTTTACCAAAGAAATTGAAGATGCATTGTTGGGGGAACAGGTAGATTTGGCTGTCCATTCAATGAAAGATCTACCGACAACTTCTCCCGAAGGCTTGGTCATTACGGCTGTTTCTTATCGAGAAGACCCTACGGATTGGTTGATCGTCCGAAAAGAAGTGAGTGTCAAGCAAAAATTGTTACAGCTGCCTACTGGCGCAGTGGTGGGCACTTCTTCCGCACGGCGTAAAGCTCAATTGTTACACTTTCGTGCCGACTTGGCCTTGAAAGATATTCGTGGAAATGTGCCTACTCGAATCGACAAATTACGGCAAGGGCAATTTGATGCCATCGTCTTAGCTGGTGCTGGTATTACTCGCCTGGAGCTGGATTTGAGCGAGTTTGAAGTGATAAAATTTGACCCTAAAGAATTTATTCCGGCACCTGCACAAGGCGTTTTAGCCTTTCAGGTTCGGGAAAATGATAAAGAATTACGTCGCCAACTGCGAGCACTTCACCAGCAAGAAGTGGCAGATTGCACCAATGTTGAACGACGGGTATTACAATTACTGGATGGAGGTTGCCACTTGCCTTTGGGAGCTTATTGTACCAAAGATCACGCAGGAAATTACCATCTTTGGGCGGCCTATGCGGAATCAGCGGTGGCGCCCCTGAAGCAAATCAGCTTGTCTTCGAGTACTCGTTTTGAGTTGGCCGAGCAAGCCATACAATCGCTGAAAGGCTAA
- a CDS encoding DUF1877 family protein, which translates to MGQIAHLKRIDQATFEEVLTLEEHPSAILEALDVDKNWDAIMYILGRGFIGREPTVNLFMPKNMVVLYEDEYLQDGIRYHNEQEISELYDVLKNFDVINELDKLKVEMMNKKIAYPIEVNSLSAIAEQIITIRSMFASAVKENSIIIGGIEY; encoded by the coding sequence ATGGGACAAATCGCTCATCTGAAAAGAATTGATCAAGCTACTTTTGAGGAAGTACTTACTTTAGAAGAACACCCTTCAGCTATACTTGAAGCCCTCGACGTTGATAAAAACTGGGACGCAATCATGTATATTTTAGGAAGAGGTTTTATTGGAAGAGAACCAACCGTAAATCTTTTCATGCCGAAAAACATGGTTGTGCTTTATGAAGACGAATATTTGCAGGACGGCATTCGCTACCATAATGAACAAGAGATTTCCGAATTGTACGATGTATTAAAAAATTTCGATGTCATCAATGAACTTGACAAGCTCAAAGTTGAGATGATGAACAAGAAAATCGCCTATCCCATTGAGGTAAATTCATTGAGTGCCATCGCAGAACAAATTATTACGATCAGGTCTATGTTCGCCAGTGCTGTTAAAGAAAATAGCATTATTATTGGGGGTATTGAATATTAA
- a CDS encoding RecB family exonuclease gives MRIHLGLAIQDQVLPAPQDLMVGEMYCSPKQLLVWLEDHLGLRQPEENVEHLRIEQYRQALKHHLQDHPEAFFNASFVADDMGTAASMLDRRDELLLAGCDLGNTNIQSERLRVLMEIECLFQAKDNAFQLLPGRADRLVAVLAQAERIPAFLNKLILCDERHLFPPFWQRFFQTLTKYHLDIQEVADFPAPNVDTDLGQWQAFLRGELPKPAPLRGDGSLLLMNGFRETHLAAYLARLLRENTAFQPALLLPQANRTLDSAFTLEGLPSLGVPAASLARPSLQVLKLAPVFLWQPVDLYKIMEFVSLAVKPLDAGLGQRIAAFLADTPGLFSGRWYGMINDYFEKELPQRLGPNGSKRIANIRAEFDFWFNRQRADSRQEKVAKQEVMAIYTHLQEWATNLGKEEGAATLLVLSAQARRIVELLTALPEDELGYLELERIVRTIYEPAPLEYQAAEAHHLPLVHQPGAVVGPVDKLVWWDFFEREPDYFFSRWYPAELQELAQLGIQLAEPDQQNQRLVAQRKRPLLWTQKQLILCQPDFCEGQPATPHPLLGDLMAAFGEDLSCISIHLDKGTTAPAWLAAFQLPTFTTLQPQPLPKPQPFLRIKDSLRRREAETPTSLDSLLYYPYQWVFRHHIKLRQSSILSVVQDNRLLGNLAHRLLEKLLAQSFYRWSKGELDAWIQREIPPLLEKEGATLLLYGREPERIAFTKQMKYAAWSLIHLIKENNWEVLATEATVEGTINELPINGRADLVLKRGEERAIIDLKWRGQTRYTNLLSSGEDIQLALYAKLLEPATSWAHTAYFIIEKGRLLVRNTRAFNGVQPVSDELDHEDIYEALLEKINATYQWRLQQLDNGEVEIRCEYTHQDLEDHYGEVLLELLEMKTTDAYFDDYQVLIGLLQ, from the coding sequence ATGCGCATCCACTTAGGCCTAGCTATTCAAGACCAAGTACTTCCAGCTCCTCAAGATTTGATGGTTGGAGAAATGTACTGCAGCCCCAAGCAACTACTTGTTTGGCTAGAGGATCATCTGGGGCTGCGGCAGCCGGAAGAGAATGTGGAGCATTTACGCATCGAGCAGTATCGGCAAGCACTCAAACATCATCTCCAGGATCACCCTGAGGCGTTTTTTAATGCTTCTTTTGTGGCCGATGATATGGGTACGGCAGCCAGTATGCTCGACCGTCGCGACGAACTGCTGCTTGCAGGATGCGACCTTGGAAATACCAACATCCAATCGGAGCGCCTGCGCGTGTTGATGGAGATCGAGTGTTTGTTCCAAGCCAAAGACAATGCCTTTCAGCTCTTGCCAGGGCGTGCGGATCGACTGGTAGCCGTTTTGGCGCAAGCCGAACGGATTCCTGCATTTCTAAATAAGCTGATCCTCTGCGATGAGCGGCACCTTTTTCCCCCCTTTTGGCAAAGATTTTTCCAAACCCTCACCAAATACCATCTGGACATCCAGGAGGTAGCAGATTTTCCCGCGCCGAACGTAGACACCGACTTGGGGCAATGGCAGGCTTTCCTACGCGGCGAACTCCCCAAGCCTGCTCCTCTGCGGGGGGATGGTAGCCTGCTTCTCATGAATGGGTTTCGAGAGACCCACCTGGCGGCTTATCTCGCTCGATTATTGCGAGAAAACACCGCCTTCCAGCCCGCTTTACTCCTCCCCCAGGCGAATCGCACCCTCGATAGTGCCTTCACATTGGAAGGACTCCCTAGTTTGGGCGTACCCGCAGCTTCGTTGGCGCGGCCCAGTTTGCAGGTGCTCAAATTGGCTCCGGTTTTCTTGTGGCAACCTGTGGACCTTTACAAAATCATGGAGTTTGTGTCGCTGGCCGTCAAGCCGCTTGATGCTGGATTGGGGCAACGAATTGCTGCATTCCTGGCGGATACACCGGGACTGTTTTCCGGCCGTTGGTACGGAATGATCAATGATTATTTCGAAAAAGAACTCCCGCAACGCTTGGGCCCTAATGGCTCCAAACGAATAGCGAACATCCGGGCCGAATTTGACTTCTGGTTCAACCGCCAGCGGGCAGACAGTCGGCAGGAAAAGGTGGCCAAGCAGGAGGTCATGGCCATCTACACGCACTTGCAGGAATGGGCCACCAACCTGGGCAAAGAAGAAGGCGCAGCTACGCTCTTGGTGCTATCGGCCCAGGCTCGTCGTATTGTAGAACTGCTCACCGCACTACCAGAAGACGAGTTGGGCTACCTGGAATTGGAACGCATTGTTCGTACCATTTACGAACCGGCTCCGTTGGAATACCAGGCGGCTGAGGCGCATCACTTGCCACTTGTTCATCAACCTGGAGCCGTAGTAGGACCGGTAGACAAGCTCGTTTGGTGGGATTTTTTTGAGCGAGAGCCGGATTACTTTTTTTCACGCTGGTATCCCGCGGAATTGCAGGAATTGGCACAACTGGGCATCCAACTGGCAGAGCCCGATCAACAAAATCAGCGCCTTGTTGCTCAGCGAAAACGCCCATTACTTTGGACACAAAAGCAACTGATCCTTTGTCAACCAGATTTTTGCGAAGGACAGCCTGCCACGCCGCATCCCCTTTTAGGTGACCTCATGGCGGCCTTTGGGGAAGATCTTTCCTGTATTAGTATTCATCTCGACAAAGGCACTACTGCTCCCGCTTGGTTGGCAGCTTTTCAATTGCCGACCTTCACTACGCTACAACCTCAACCGCTACCTAAACCCCAACCTTTCCTGCGGATAAAAGATAGCCTTCGCAGACGAGAAGCCGAAACCCCCACCAGCTTGGACAGCTTACTTTACTACCCTTACCAGTGGGTATTCAGGCACCACATCAAACTACGACAGTCCAGTATCCTTAGTGTTGTGCAGGACAATCGACTCTTGGGTAACCTCGCCCACCGCTTGCTCGAAAAATTGCTTGCGCAATCGTTCTACCGCTGGTCAAAAGGAGAACTAGACGCCTGGATACAGCGGGAGATTCCGCCGCTACTCGAGAAGGAAGGTGCCACTTTGCTGCTCTACGGCCGCGAACCAGAACGCATTGCCTTTACCAAACAAATGAAATACGCAGCCTGGAGTTTGATTCATCTGATCAAAGAAAACAACTGGGAAGTGCTGGCCACCGAAGCAACTGTAGAAGGAACGATCAATGAATTGCCCATCAATGGCCGTGCCGACTTGGTACTAAAAAGGGGGGAAGAAAGGGCCATTATCGACCTCAAATGGCGAGGGCAAACACGCTATACCAACCTCCTCAGCAGCGGCGAAGATATCCAATTGGCGCTGTACGCAAAACTGCTGGAACCAGCCACTAGCTGGGCGCATACCGCCTACTTTATTATTGAAAAAGGGCGTCTATTGGTGCGAAACACCCGCGCTTTTAATGGCGTCCAACCTGTTTCAGATGAGCTGGATCACGAAGATATTTACGAAGCACTTCTGGAAAAAATTAATGCGACCTACCAGTGGCGCCTACAACAGTTGGACAATGGCGAAGTAGAAATACGTTGTGAGTATACCCACCAAGATCTAGAGGACCATTATGGCGAAGTCCTTTTAGAATTATTAGAAATGAAAACGACCGATGCTTATTTCGACGACTACCAGGTATTGATTGGTTTACTCCAATAA
- a CDS encoding uroporphyrinogen-III synthase: protein MPRVFLSRKLKPTSPFHQLRKDEGWELEAKSLLQFTPVIVAEIPVADWLFFYSAMGVDMFFMQKQPRPEQKLACLGNGAVRALEKHGFFPDFKGDGNPIATAEAFRKILQQESVLFVQARQSRASVATMLGAEVAHQSIVVYDNQPLTSFELAPADYLIFTSPLNFQAYHQRYSIQPGQRIIGIGHTTAETFSEANVKEYRIAHQPSEASLLACLLTWEQMDPLTKK, encoded by the coding sequence GTGCCACGGGTATTTCTTTCGCGAAAGCTAAAGCCAACAAGTCCTTTCCATCAGCTCCGTAAGGACGAAGGTTGGGAATTGGAGGCAAAGTCATTGCTTCAGTTTACGCCAGTAATCGTAGCGGAAATTCCCGTGGCTGATTGGCTGTTTTTCTACAGTGCTATGGGGGTCGACATGTTTTTTATGCAAAAACAACCTCGGCCGGAGCAAAAATTGGCTTGCTTAGGGAATGGTGCTGTTCGGGCTTTAGAGAAGCATGGGTTTTTCCCTGATTTCAAGGGGGATGGTAACCCGATCGCCACCGCGGAAGCATTTCGAAAAATTCTTCAACAAGAAAGTGTCCTCTTTGTGCAAGCTCGACAGTCTCGGGCTTCGGTTGCCACAATGCTGGGTGCTGAAGTGGCACATCAGTCGATTGTTGTTTATGATAATCAACCACTTACGTCGTTTGAATTGGCTCCTGCCGACTATTTGATTTTTACCAGTCCGCTCAATTTTCAAGCTTATCATCAGCGTTATAGCATACAGCCAGGACAAAGGATAATTGGCATTGGCCATACTACGGCTGAAACTTTTTCTGAGGCAAACGTAAAAGAGTACAGAATTGCCCATCAGCCTAGTGAGGCTTCCTTGCTAGCGTGCCTGCTGACTTGGGAGCAAATGGATCCCCTAACTAAGAAGTAA
- a CDS encoding putative porin — MSVSFTDLLPLRLFVLFCMLSLGVQAQRPTSTFPNQSGGGNTPNNRRGGDQRESAPDTFGIFIFQVDNPNEERPYDDSLLTTFHQFDPTRQRSDDYANLGILGSAHQPLVYQGEDRGGFSLGWNQYDLYYVTGRSMPYYRLERPYTDLQFVQGSEQQDNVISAKFSRNFANGINYALDYRAITQEASGSQYPNQRNQTRALATGFWLHSKGGRYDGFLSYAANTTNAEENGGILTLPETDGEFDSPATAQVFLTDAQSRSALREVMYTQYYRFGGQVDSTGRSRRAFTLSHQFDYDKNTYRFADAFNTSDTTFYQRFPSLLLDVRGARYYVEQRSVENSFRLSTYRLATGNRLRQQKDLIEVGLTHRYNNVQMEPGDTVVNNLLLTGKIGLRPGDRLRLQLEGLLALWDQAGDFRIKGNLDVDLKKAGLLRLEVRNQLYAPTLLESRFLLTQQELYRRNFNKTVATKLAATYRLESIGIELGGAYHLLNNFIYFDSTAAPQQTGTPISILQLSAQKDFRFGAFSLRNRIVLQQTDEEFLRLPGIFAKHSLVYNGLWFKVLNVQLGADVRYTTAFQPDYYNPFIAQFQLQNRQEVDFFPNVDAYFSFRVSTFRFFIKGENLSTIWAPDQRLFLSAFYPWPSSALRFGVSWRMLD, encoded by the coding sequence ATGAGCGTGTCTTTTACCGACTTGTTGCCGCTGCGATTATTCGTCTTATTTTGTATGCTCTCCTTGGGTGTACAGGCACAGCGGCCTACTTCTACTTTTCCTAACCAATCAGGAGGAGGCAATACGCCCAATAACCGCCGGGGTGGTGACCAACGCGAAAGCGCACCCGACACTTTTGGCATTTTTATTTTCCAGGTAGACAACCCCAACGAGGAACGCCCCTACGACGATTCCTTACTTACGACCTTCCACCAATTTGATCCTACCCGGCAGCGGTCCGACGATTATGCCAATCTAGGTATTCTTGGTTCTGCCCATCAGCCCTTGGTCTACCAGGGTGAGGACCGAGGTGGATTCAGTTTGGGCTGGAACCAGTACGACCTTTATTATGTCACGGGGAGAAGCATGCCCTATTACCGCCTGGAGCGCCCTTACACAGACCTACAATTTGTACAAGGCTCGGAGCAGCAGGACAACGTTATCAGTGCCAAATTCAGTCGCAATTTCGCCAACGGCATCAATTATGCCTTGGATTATCGCGCCATCACCCAAGAAGCCTCGGGTAGCCAGTACCCCAACCAACGCAACCAAACGCGAGCCCTCGCCACTGGCTTTTGGCTGCACAGCAAGGGGGGGCGCTATGATGGTTTCCTCAGTTATGCTGCCAACACGACCAACGCCGAAGAAAATGGTGGCATCCTCACGCTCCCGGAAACGGATGGCGAATTTGACTCGCCCGCTACCGCCCAGGTTTTTCTCACCGATGCCCAAAGCCGTTCTGCTTTGCGCGAAGTGATGTACACCCAATACTACCGTTTTGGTGGACAGGTAGATTCTACGGGTCGCTCCCGCCGGGCGTTTACGCTTTCTCACCAGTTTGATTACGATAAAAATACGTATCGCTTCGCCGATGCTTTCAATACCTCCGATACGACTTTCTACCAACGCTTCCCTAGTTTATTACTGGATGTTCGCGGCGCACGCTACTACGTGGAGCAACGTTCGGTGGAGAACAGTTTTCGTCTGAGCACCTACCGCTTGGCAACGGGCAACCGCTTACGCCAACAAAAAGACCTGATAGAAGTGGGCCTTACCCACCGATATAACAATGTGCAAATGGAACCCGGAGATACCGTGGTGAATAATTTGCTCCTTACGGGAAAAATAGGCCTCCGCCCGGGCGATCGCCTGCGCTTACAGTTGGAAGGCCTGCTCGCACTGTGGGACCAAGCCGGCGACTTCCGCATCAAAGGCAACCTGGATGTCGACTTGAAAAAAGCAGGGCTGCTCCGTCTCGAAGTGCGCAACCAACTCTACGCTCCTACCCTGCTGGAAAGTCGTTTTTTACTGACCCAGCAAGAACTCTATCGCCGCAATTTCAACAAAACCGTAGCTACCAAACTCGCTGCTACTTATCGTCTTGAATCGATTGGCATCGAACTGGGAGGAGCTTATCACCTGCTCAACAACTTCATCTATTTTGATAGCACCGCCGCGCCCCAACAAACGGGTACGCCAATAAGTATCCTCCAGCTCTCGGCTCAAAAAGATTTCCGCTTTGGTGCTTTCAGTCTGCGCAACCGCATCGTCCTGCAACAAACCGACGAGGAATTTCTGCGGCTGCCCGGCATCTTTGCCAAACACAGCCTGGTTTACAACGGGCTTTGGTTCAAGGTACTGAATGTACAACTGGGTGCGGATGTGCGCTACACCACTGCCTTCCAACCCGATTATTATAATCCCTTTATCGCCCAATTCCAGCTACAAAACCGCCAGGAAGTTGATTTCTTCCCCAATGTAGATGCTTACTTCAGCTTCCGAGTGTCTACCTTCCGCTTCTTCATCAAGGGCGAGAACCTCTCCACGATCTGGGCACCGGATCAGCGGTTGTTCCTCTCGGCGTTTTATCCCTGGCCTTCGTCGGCGCTACGATTTGGGGTGAGTTGGCGGATGTTGGATTAG
- a CDS encoding choice-of-anchor B family protein, which translates to MRTVFILLGLALTLTLTAQVELQEATLLGNWDDPNLVGSSAYDNTYNEVWGLALGGREYAVIGSTAGTHFLDVTFPNDIRQMAFVAGGTSGPSIIHRDYHHYGCYLYAVADEGVNSTLQIIDISTLPDSVTVVYDSGETLQQSHNIFIDSLQAKLYCLAAFGGEAGGSALRIYDISEPTTPVYLAEYSNFGGLSASHVHDAYIHNGLAYLNCGYNGFAMVDFTDPMAPQTLGIMQDYSFSGYNHSGWPSNDGNYYYLGDENHGYPIKVIDVSDPTDMLDIAVLAAPNADLSQTIPHNQIVACNYLYVSYYYDGLMVYDISDPASPVPAYFYDTSDWVFDNNYRGAWGVYPFLPSGNILVSDMQRGLFVLRGPETECYQQAESVINCGIINNTETPTWVNEIGIFPQPASSALHLRLPQNATTTEAQLRLLNLSGQVMHTFNTTSLNAGSTSLDLPNLPNGMYLLDIQAKEWQMTQKVIVQH; encoded by the coding sequence ATGCGAACTGTATTTATACTCTTGGGCCTTGCCCTCACGCTTACCCTCACTGCTCAGGTAGAACTTCAGGAGGCGACCCTGTTGGGTAATTGGGATGATCCTAATCTCGTTGGTTCCTCGGCTTACGACAATACTTACAACGAAGTTTGGGGGCTGGCTCTTGGTGGGCGAGAATACGCGGTCATCGGCTCTACGGCAGGCACTCACTTTTTGGACGTGACCTTCCCTAACGATATTCGCCAGATGGCTTTTGTCGCCGGTGGCACCTCTGGACCTTCGATTATTCACCGCGACTACCATCACTATGGCTGCTACCTCTACGCAGTAGCGGATGAAGGGGTGAACAGCACCCTGCAAATCATCGACATCAGCACGCTTCCCGATTCGGTGACCGTGGTTTATGACAGTGGAGAGACCTTGCAACAGTCACACAATATCTTTATCGACAGCCTACAGGCGAAACTCTACTGCCTAGCCGCTTTTGGCGGGGAAGCCGGAGGGTCGGCCTTGCGCATTTACGATATCAGCGAGCCTACCACCCCCGTGTACCTGGCGGAATACTCCAATTTTGGCGGGCTTTCGGCAAGTCACGTTCACGATGCTTACATCCACAATGGGTTGGCCTACCTCAATTGTGGTTACAATGGCTTTGCCATGGTGGACTTTACCGACCCGATGGCCCCACAAACCTTGGGCATCATGCAAGATTACTCCTTCTCTGGCTATAACCATTCAGGCTGGCCCAGCAACGATGGAAACTATTACTATCTAGGCGACGAGAACCACGGCTACCCTATCAAAGTCATTGATGTAAGCGACCCTACGGACATGCTAGATATTGCGGTATTGGCTGCCCCCAATGCTGATTTATCACAAACCATTCCGCACAACCAGATAGTAGCTTGCAACTACCTCTACGTCTCTTATTACTATGACGGGCTCATGGTTTATGACATTAGTGATCCCGCCAGCCCTGTCCCTGCTTATTTTTATGATACTTCCGACTGGGTATTCGACAACAACTACCGCGGAGCTTGGGGTGTTTACCCGTTTTTGCCTTCCGGCAACATTCTGGTTTCCGATATGCAACGTGGCCTCTTTGTGCTGCGCGGCCCTGAAACCGAGTGCTACCAACAGGCCGAAAGCGTCATCAATTGCGGCATCATCAACAATACCGAAACACCAACCTGGGTGAACGAGATTGGCATCTTCCCTCAGCCCGCTTCTAGTGCGCTCCACCTGCGCTTGCCTCAAAATGCAACGACGACCGAAGCCCAGTTGCGCCTCCTGAACTTAAGTGGACAGGTGATGCATACTTTCAACACGACCAGCCTCAATGCGGGCAGTACTTCGCTAGATTTGCCCAACTTACCCAACGGCATGTACCTGTTGGATATTCAGGCCAAGGAGTGGCAGATGACTCAGAAGGTGATTGTACAGCATTAG
- a CDS encoding NYN domain-containing protein: MQSKMTKIGVFYDGNYFLHVSNYYNYDHPRQRRLSITGLHKFIKQEVADREKSSPDLCQIVDAHYFRGRLSAQEAHQRGAVLYWDRVFDDILMSAGVTTHYLPLKNTNGRREEKGIDVWLALEAYENAVYKHFDVLVLIASDGDFLPLVRKLNTIGTRVMILSWDFEFTNDMGKMMVTRTSQDLLEEASYPVPMHEIIDNRLRRNDPLITNIFVPGESKRRNHPIFETEESDDLEPRAEEYDGDVGEVHSSEILSLKNGYGFIKFPPNNLFFHYTSVKELDFNDLLVGDKVEFTLDKNEDKQFIATNVQLIEAEDAAALLEEE; this comes from the coding sequence ATGCAAAGTAAAATGACCAAAATCGGTGTCTTCTACGATGGGAATTATTTTTTACACGTAAGCAATTATTATAATTACGATCACCCACGACAAAGAAGATTAAGTATTACGGGATTACACAAGTTTATAAAACAAGAAGTAGCAGACCGGGAAAAGAGTTCTCCGGACCTTTGCCAAATTGTAGATGCTCACTATTTCCGCGGCCGCCTGAGTGCCCAGGAAGCGCATCAACGAGGAGCCGTACTTTACTGGGACCGTGTGTTTGACGATATTTTGATGTCAGCAGGAGTTACCACTCACTATTTGCCGCTGAAGAATACCAATGGCCGGCGAGAGGAAAAAGGAATTGACGTATGGCTGGCCTTAGAGGCTTATGAGAACGCGGTTTACAAACATTTTGATGTTCTGGTACTGATTGCCAGCGATGGCGATTTTTTGCCGCTGGTGCGCAAATTGAATACCATTGGAACCAGAGTGATGATCCTTTCGTGGGACTTTGAGTTTACCAATGATATGGGCAAGATGATGGTGACACGTACCTCCCAGGATTTGCTGGAAGAGGCTTCTTATCCGGTACCGATGCACGAAATTATTGACAACCGTCTGCGGCGTAATGATCCCTTGATCACCAATATATTTGTACCAGGAGAGAGCAAACGACGTAATCACCCCATCTTTGAAACAGAAGAAAGTGATGATTTGGAGCCTCGTGCAGAAGAATATGATGGCGACGTTGGTGAGGTTCACAGCAGTGAGATCCTAAGCCTTAAAAACGGGTACGGTTTCATCAAGTTTCCACCAAACAATCTTTTCTTCCATTATACGAGTGTAAAAGAATTAGATTTTAATGACCTACTGGTGGGAGATAAAGTAGAGTTTACTCTTGATAAAAACGAAGATAAGCAGTTCATCGCTACCAACGTTCAACTGATTGAAGCTGAAGATGCTGCGGCTCTTTTAGAAGAAGAATAG